One window of the Salvia miltiorrhiza cultivar Shanhuang (shh) chromosome 6, IMPLAD_Smil_shh, whole genome shotgun sequence genome contains the following:
- the LOC130989968 gene encoding uncharacterized protein LOC130989968: MAFYRSSLLLRKAFGGSRRAAAVSFSCSSRVEGCSDRRRWYSSSEAGCEGTTMKASGYHVSSGPSHMTGAVFWEPNKPISFEDFEMPRPKANEVLVKTKACGVCHSDLHVIKGEIPFPTPCAVGHEITGEVVEHGPLSDRKTIERFPVGSQVVGAFIMPCGNCFFCSKGQDDLCEDFFAYNRAKGTLYDGETRLFLRGSGKPVYMYSMGGLAEFCVVPAHGLTSLPSTLPYTESAILGCAVFTAYGAMAHAAQVRPGDAIAVIGIGGVGSSCLQIAKAFGASEIIAVDVQEEKLQKAKIFGATHAINARKEDAVAKIKEITGGRGVDVAVEALGRPQTFSQCVQSVRDGGKAVMIGLTISGAKGEVDINHLVRRQIKVIGSYGGRARQDLPKLVKLAEKGTFNLQAAVSRKYKFEEVGEAYKNLDQGSIVGRGVVEIM; this comes from the exons ATGGCATTTTACCGAAGCTCCCTTTTACTGCGCAAGGCCTTCGGCGGAAGCCGCCGCGCGGCCGCCGTGAGCTTTTCGTGCAGTTCTCGGGTGGAAGGTTGCTCCGATCGCCGAAGATGGTATTCTAGCTCGGAAGCGGGCTGTGAAGGTACAACCATGAAAGCGTCGGGGTACCACGTGAGCAGCGGGCCTTCGCACATGACGGGAGCAGTCTTCTGGGAGCCGAATAAACCCATCAGTTTCGAAGATTTTGAGATGCCGCGCCCTAAGGCCAATGAAGTTCTCGTTAAAACCAAGG CGTGTGGAGTCTGCCACTCCGATCTGCATGTGATCAAAGGCGAGATTCCCTTTCCCACCCCTTGTGCTGTAGGACATGAGATTACTGGTGAGGTGGTTGAACATGGGCCTCTAAGTGACCGTAAAACCATTGAAAG ATTTCCTGTTGGCTCTCAAGTTGTTGGGGCTTTTATAATGCCTTGTGGAAATTGTTTCTTCTGTTCGAAG GGTCAAGACGACTTATGTGAGGATTTCTTTGCTTATAATCGAGCAAAAGGGACACTTTATGATGGTGAAACAAGGCTATTTCTTCGAGGCAGTG GCAAGCCAGTTTATATGTACAGCATGGGAGGTCTTGCTGAGTTTTGTGTGGTTCCAGCACATGGATTAACATCTCTGCCGAGCACATTGCCTTACACAGAATCTGCTATCCTAGGATGTGCAGTTTTCACTGCCTATGGCGCAATGGCTCATGCTGCTCAGGTGCGTCCTGGTGATGCCATTGCTGTGATAGGCATCGGGGGTGTTGGCTCTAG TTGTCTGCAGATAGCAAAGGCATTTGGAGCTTCTGAAATTATTGCAGTGGATGTTCAAGAAGAGAAACTTCAAAAGGCTAAGATATTTGGAGCCACTCACGCCATAAATGCACGAAAAGAGGATGCCGTTGCTAAGATTAAG GAAATTACAGGAGGAAGGGGTGTCGACGTAGCTGTGGAAGCCTTAGGAAGGCCCCAAACCTTTTCACAATGTGTACAAAGTGTCCGGGATGGAGGTAAAGCTGTAATGATCGGTCTAACCATCTCTGGTGCCAAAGGGGAGGTTGATATTAACCATTTGGTTCGTAGACAG ATAAAAGTGATAGGGTCTTACGGAGGGCGGGCGCGACAAGATCTCCCGAAATTGGTGAAGCTGGCAGAGAAAGGCACTTTTAATCTGCAGGCTGCTGTTTCAAGAAAGTACAAGTTTGAGGAGGTAGGAGAGGCATATAAGAACCTAGATCAGGGGAGCATTGTTGGGCGTGGTGTGGTCGAGATTATGTAA
- the LOC130989969 gene encoding LOW QUALITY PROTEIN: uncharacterized protein LOC130989969 (The sequence of the model RefSeq protein was modified relative to this genomic sequence to represent the inferred CDS: deleted 1 base in 1 codon): MPLLKRRPFILIEKPEDLNPNELVFQIRFTKEIFRSYNEYLKRINLYRKSVWTCKATGKEHLTYEEALVSEEKASKRKQNEASKGIQYVPAEYVAPILHDVQFSMLNLKDLVNSIASKFQGPLTKGDEVYGRKDGRLHLCKIVKVVEVADIKQYEIEWLGHDKTISGKALVNGDELKVKNPPFSKRALKFFIKDSTYRSLPWVLHDNLSKKHGISTIPPEEMKSDISLQNGLVVCSRKRKKREETQSAKVASEKGIIVYVRRNKLASLLMGKSADGEDQSFKYPVDDLLVQPTAEDRLLTERPSPCRDFNVPMECVGDLLMVWDFCTSFGKLLSLSPFSLEDFENSLCYKDSTPILIVESCSSLLRLLVKDSREFAMVVENRKRKPKITQITWIEYLCDFLETISAAKISSHISTIKRGHYALLEIHIKLAIFRELVTQALETETAKNMLDEYIEEGQAFSATRRDEALDEGRKRREERERRKAEATGKRATGSRNGITNEKVRSQSNHSSGHSENEGDSTTKKNAKKRKVEMNTTFEDVNHPSKRDIHKLMKNEIKESIEMKSAKERKEFLEREIEKRFIRTSPLGKDRNHCRYWFFRRDGRIFVENSESTQWGYYQTREELDALIGSMNTKGERERALKKQLEKFYNKICLELEKRSTEAVQREDAMEEALVRRSTRVRAPPGENATHSFLKYVNRWKDL; this comes from the exons ATGCCTCTTTTGAAAAGAAGGCCATTTATT TTAATTGAGAAGCCTGAGGATTTAAACCCTAATGAGCTTGTCTTTCAAATCCGGTTCACAAAGGAAATCTTCAGGAGTTATAA TGAATATTTGAAGAGGATCAACTTATATCGCAAAAGTGTCTGGACATGCAAAGCCACAGGGAAGGAACACTTGACCTATGAAGAAGCCTTGGTATCAGAAGAAAAAGCTtctaaaagaaaacaaaatgaaGCTTCTAAAGGAATACAATATGTTCCTgccgaatatgtagctccgATTCTTCATGATGTCCAATTCA GTATGTTGAACTTAAAAGATCTGGTCAATTCAATAGCTTCAAAGTTTCAAGGGCCCCTTACCAAGGGTGACGAAGTATATGGAAGAAAAGATGGTCGTTTACATCTATGCAAAATTGTAAAAGTTGTTGAGGTTGCCGACATAAAACAATATGAAATTGAGTGGCTGGGTCATGACAAAACTATCAGTGGAAAGGCATTAGTTAATGGTGATGAATTGAAAGTCAAGAATCCACCATTTAGTAAACGGGCTCTGAAGTTTTTCATCAAAGATTCAACTTACCGAAGTCTTCCTTGGGTTTTACATGACAATTTATCGAAGAAGCATGGGATCTCAACTATCCCTCCTGAAGAAATGAAAAGTGATATTTCACTACAAAATGGACTTGTTGTTTGTAGTAGGAAGAGGAAGAAAAGGGAAGAGACACAAAGTGCCAAG GTCGCAAGTGAAAAGGGGATTATAGTGTATGTGCGGAGGAATAAACTTGCATCTTTGTTGATGGGAAAGAGTGCTGATGGAG AGGATCAGTCCTTTAAGTATCCAGTTGATGACTTGCTGGTGCAACCTACCGCAGAAGATCGACTTCTGACAGAAAGGCCTTCCCCATGCAGGGATTTCAATGTGCCTATGGAGTGTGTCGGGGATCTTTTGATGGTGTGGGATTTTTGTACTTCTTTTGGAAAGCTGTTGAGTTTATCTCCTTTCTCCTTAGAAGACTTCGAAAATTCGCTTTGTTATAAAGACAGCACTCCAATCCTTATTGTGGAATCTTGTTCATCTCTTCTCCGCTTACTTGTGAAGGACAGCAGAGAGTTTGCGATGGTGGTAGAAAATCGAAAAAGGAAACCAAAG ATTACACAGATTACCTGGATTGAATATCTATGCGATTTCCTGGAAACAATTTCTGCTGCGAAAATATCCTCACACATAAGTACCATTAAACGAGGACATTACGCCTTGTTAGAGATTCATATTAAATTGGCAATTTTCCGCGAACTGGTTACTCAGGCTCTAGAGACAGAAACTGCGAAGAACATGTTGGATGAGTATATTGAAGAAGGACAGGCATTTTCTGCTACACGGAGAGATGAAGCTCTAGATGAAGGTAGAAAGAGGAGAGAAGAAAGGGAGCGTAGGAAGGCAGAAGCTACTGGTAAAAGAGCTACAGGCTCACGCAATGGAATTACTAATGAGAAAGTTCGCTCTCAATCAAATCATTCATCTGGACACAG TGAGAATGAAGGAGACAGCACAACTAAGAAAAATGCTAAGAAACGGAAGGTTGAGATGAACACAACCTTTGAAGATGTTAATCATCCATCAAAGAGGGACATCCATAaattgatgaaaaatgagattaaGGAATCAATAGAGATGAAGAGTGCTAAAGAAAGG AAAGAATTTCTTGAAAGGGAGATTGAGAAGAGATTTATACGCACAAGTCCATTAGGAAAAGACCGAAATCATTGCAGGTATTGGTTTTTTCGGCGTGATGGCAGAATATTTGTTGAGAATTCTGAATCCACGCAGTGGGGTTATTATCAGACCAGAGAAGAG CTTGATGCTTTGATTGGCTCTATGAATACAAAAGGTGAGAGGGAGAGAGCCCTGAAGAAGCAGTTGGAGAAGTTCTACAACAAAATATG CTTGGAACTAGAAAAAAGATCAACGGAGGCTGTGCAAAGGGAGGATGCAATGGAAGAGGCTCTGGTACGGAGGTCAACTCGTGTTCGTGCCCCACCTGGGGAAAATGCTACGCACTCGTTCCTTAAGTATGTGAACAGGTGGAAAGATCTATAg
- the LOC130989970 gene encoding protein PSK SIMULATOR 1-like: MGALCSKPKPKSTANPYAGRSTGLEKQFHQERRQRQREMQRETSKIATAQPTVQEPVEAAKESPRLSASKESPRSSAARESPRFSASKESPRGSARFSTASDDEFYDGIPRYQKSSSYLKSRSLRSAKVSEVSSRLGRAGSAGFGRAVEVLDSLGSSVSNLNIKGGFVSGATNKSNELSILSFEVANTIVKGSSLMQSLSKRSIRQLEEIVLPEKGVQQLVTNDMDELLRIVASDKREELKVFAGEIIRFGNRCKDPQWHNLDRFFEKRSRDRTPQKQLQETAESVMMQLMTLVQLTAELYQELHTLDKIELEYQRKRLEEFRFNAIQRGDRDNSLNVLATELKNQKKLVKTLKKKSLWSRTMDEVMGKLVDIVLFLNQEINHTVWQSSEIPDKEINNNRQRLGPAGLALHYANIILQIDSIVARSNSIPQSSRDTLYQGLPPNIKDSLRSKLQSFHVEKEVFLLFFKCKDEMEKTLHWLVPVATNTAKAHHGFGWVGEWGNTGSESNNRAAGPIDIMQIETLHHADKQKTEAYILDLLAWLNYLASLSKAALKGEGAVRPSVRPAVRSPPNRADEQSAAKDTSQSQL, from the exons ATGGGAGCGCTGTGTTCGAAGCCGAAGCCGAAATCGACGGCAAACCCGTACGCGGGCAGAAGCACGGGCCTAGAGAAGCAGTTTCATCAGGAGCGGCGGCAGCGGCAGCGAGAGATGCAGAGAGAAACCAGTAAGATTGCGACAGCTCAGCCGACGGTGCAGGAGCCCGTGGAGGCTGCTAAAGAGTCGCCGAGGTTGTCGGCTTCTAAAGAGTCGCCGAGGAGTTCGGCTGCTAGGGAATCGCCAAGGTTTTCGGCTTCTAAAGAGTCGCCGAGGGGTTCGGCTCGCTTCTCGACTGCCAGTGATGATGAGTTCTATGATGGGATACCGCGTTACCAGAAGAGCTCATCCTATTTGAAGTCGAGATCGTTGAGGTCTGCTAAG GTGTCAGAAGTGAGCTCCCGTTTAGGCCGAGCTGGCAGTGCTGGATTTGGAAGGGCGGTAGAAGTTTTGGACTCACTTGGGAGCAGTGTGTCCAATTTGAACATTAAAGGAGGATTTGTGTCGGGAGCAaccaataaaagtaatgaactTTCTATTCTATCATTTGAGGTAGCCAATACAATAGTTAAAGGTTCAAGCCTTATGCAATCACTTTCAAAACGAAGTATACGACAACTGGAAGAAATAGTGCTTCCTGAAAAAGGTGTTCAACAATTAGTAACAAATGACATGGACGAACTATTAAGGATTGTTGCATCAGATAAAAG GGAGGAGCTGAAGGTTTTTGCTGGAGAAATAATCCGCTTCGGGAATCGATGTAAAGATCCTCAGTGGCACAACTTGGACCGGTTCTTTGAGAA ACGTAGCAGAGATCGTACCCCTCAGAAGCAATTGCAGGAAACAGCCGAATCAGTGATGATGCAACTGATGACTTTGGTCCAACTTACTGCT GAACTATATCAGGAGCTGCACACACTTGACAAAATTGAATTAGAATATCAGCGTAAGCGACTGGAAGAGTTTAGATTCAATGCTATACAACGAG GAGACAGGGACAACAGCCTCAACGTTTTGGCTACGGAATTGAAAAACCAAAAGAAACTGGTGAAAACCTTAAAGAAAAAGTCATTGTGGTCCAGAACTATGGACGAG GTTATGGGGAAGCTTGTTGATATCGTGCTATTTCTTAATCAGGAAATAAACCATACAGTTTGGCAATCCAG TGAGATACCGGATAAAGAAATCAACAACAATCGGCAAAGGTTGGGACCTGCTGGGCTTGCATTACATTATGCTAACATCATTCTGCAGATTGACTCAATT GTAGCGCGTTCGAATTCCATTCCTCAAAGCTCTAGAGATACTTTGTATCAGGGCCTGCCACCAAACATAAAAGATTCTTTACGATCCAAGCTGCAGTCTTTCCATGTTGAGAAGGAGGTATTCTTACTGTTTTTT AAGTGCAAAGATGAGATGGAAAAGACTCTACATTGGCTTGTGCCCGTCGCCACAAATACGGCTAA GGCTCATCATGGCTTCGGCTGGGTTGGAGAGTGGGGAAACACAGG GTCTGAGTCGAATAACAGGGCTGCCGGGCCTATTGATATAATGCAAATCGAGACGCTCCACCATGCAGACAAGCAAAAGACGGAAGCATACATCCTCGATCTCCTCGCTTGGCTGAATTATTTGGCAAGCCTTTCCAAGGCCGCTCTGAAAGGAGAAGGAGCTGTGAGGCCATCGGTCAGGCCAGCTGTTCGTTCACCCCCGAACAGAGCCGATGAGCAATCTGCTGCAAAAGATACGAGTCAATCCCAACTTTGA
- the LOC130989971 gene encoding LOW QUALITY PROTEIN: rRNA biogenesis protein RRP36 (The sequence of the model RefSeq protein was modified relative to this genomic sequence to represent the inferred CDS: deleted 1 base in 1 codon): MIKRRFYRYEHGDKDAASESSSSSSGSEVEAEATDATDIEEEEEEEEEAEEENVASDVREKGEASSSSGYESEDSSVNEVNLDSSGLPTSDEDTDSSNWQRNHCRTRKFLWRRRKQFTYHSSGSPKKDETDFDTADCILRHKSVFKCRLCPRIVCLSEETLKAHLISKKHIRSEKLLREGRLKLMLNERGEIEGEVHYENNAPTTASGQKPDKPNKKGKGRLKQKKRPRQDTESRKAKPSTEKREKRRKN, encoded by the exons ATGATAAAAAGGCGATTCTATAGGTATGAACATGGTGATAAGGATGCTGCATCAGAATCTTCCTCGTCTTCGTCAGGGTCCGAAGTAGAGGCAGAAGCTACTGATGCCACagatattgaagaagaagaagaagaagaagaagaagcagaagaagaaaatgTTGCTTCAGATgtgagagagaagggagaagCTTCGTCTTCTTCTG GTTATGAAAGCGAGGATAGCTCAGTGAACGAAGTTAATCTTGACTCATCAG GTTTACCTACTAGCGATGAAGACACGGACAGCTCAAATTGGCAGCGAAACCATTGTAGGACTAGGAAGTTTTTGTGGCGGAGAAGGAAACAGTTTACCTACCATAGCTCAGGA AGTCCCAAAAAGGATGAAACTGACTTTGATACTGCAGATTGTATTCTAAGGCATAAGTCAGTTTTTAAATGCAGGCTCTGTCCGAGGATAGTCTGCTTATCAGAGGAGACTTTAAAGGCTCATCTCATCTCCAAG AAGCATATCCGCTCTGAGAAACTACTTCGAGAAGGGAGACTTAAGCTTATGCTGAATGAGAGAGGAGAAATCGAGGGCGAGGTGCATTATGAGAATAATGCCCCAACTACAGCTTCTGGACAG AAACCGGACAAGCCAAACAAAAAGGGCAAAGGACGTTTGAAACAGAAGAAGAGACCTAGACAG GACACCGAATCTAGAAAAGCAAAACCATCAACAGAGAAGCGGGAGAAGAGACGTAAGAACTGA
- the LOC130989973 gene encoding farnesylcysteine lyase — protein sequence MNHQITALLLCSILLSHAHSHPHTVCIIGSGIGGASVAHFLRRYSPPHAVSQIAIFERHGVVGGRMATVTIAGETFEAGASILHPKNYHAWNYTQLLGLQAKVPKPSDDSLSLGIWDGRQFVYKTLNSNSKLPIVHRLISIANSIIMALRYGVFSLFRMSSFVEVTVNKFLRYYEGFESRPVFESVEGMLKWAGLFNLTTITLGEKLVEVGLSPILIQELVTVITRINYGQSVNMSGLAGGVSLAGSGGGLWSVEGGNWQMAAGLINNSNVELHLNEEIESVYNLGDVYELNSTKGKSYNCQVTVVATPLDEVNIRFNPAIAIPPRKLQHTHATFVRGLLNPAYFGLDLVSDVPELVGTMEIADLPFTSISILKQHEKDMTYKIFSREAMADALLDKIFSVRVETVRIDWAAYPHYHAPEVYAPFILDGKHLYYVNAFENAASTMETSAVAAENIARLILSRIVEESDSASPNLKSFSGDSSGLHSEL from the exons ATGAATCACCAAATCACAGCCCTCCTGCTCTGCTCCATCCTTCTCTCCCACGCCCACTCCCACCCCCACACCGTCTGCATCATCGGCAGCGGCATCGGCGGCGCCTCCGTCGCCCATTTCCTCCGCCGCTACTCCCCGCCCCACGCCGTCTCCCAGATCGCAATCTTCGAGCGCCACGGCGTCGTCGGAGGCCGGATGGCCACTGTTACCATCGCCGGCGAGACCTTCGAGGCCGGCGCATCCATTCTCCACCCCAAGAACTACCACGCATGGAATTACACCCAGCTCCTTGGTCTTCAAGCCAAGGTACCGAAACCCTCCgatgattctctctctctcggcatATGGGACGGCCGCCAATTCGTCTACAAGACGCTCAATTCCAACTCCAAACTGCCAATTGTCCACCGCCTTATCTCGATTGCTAATTCCATCATCATGGCGTTGAGATACGGCGTCTTTTCGCTCTTTCGGATGAGTAGCTTCGTTGAG GTGACAGTAAATAAGTTTTTGAGGTATTATGAAGGTTTTGAATCTCGACCGGTGTTTGAGAGCGTCGAAGGAATGCTTAAATGGGCTGGACTGTTCAATCTGACAACAATCACTTTAGGAGAGAAATTGGTGGAAGTTGGATTGTCTCCTATACTCATTCAAGAACTTGTGACT GTGATCACCAGAATAAACTATGGGCAAAGTGTGAATATGAGTGGACTTGCGGGTGGAGTTTCCTTAGCTGGATCTGGAGGTGGTTTATGGTCAGTTGAAGGAGGGAACTGGCAGATGGCTGCTGGATTAATCAACAATTCAAATGTTGAGTTGCACCTTAATGAAGAAATAGAATCTGTCTATAACCTTGGAGATGTTTATGAGCTGAACTCCACAAAAGGAAAGAGTTACAACTGTCAAGTCACAGTGGTGGCGACGCCTTTGGATGAAGTCAATATTCGTTTTAATCCCGCAATAGCAATACCTCCAAGAAAATTACAGCACACACATGCAACTTTTGTTAGGGGCCTGTTAAATCCT GCATATTTCGGTCTGGACCTGGTATCCGATGTCCCAGAACTGGTTGGCACCATGGAGATTGCCGATCTACCATTTACAAGCATCAGCATTCTTAAGCAACATGAGAAAGATATGACCTATAAGATATTCTCCCGGGAAGCAATGGCAGATGCCTTACTTGATAAGATATTCAG CGTGAGAGTGGAGACGGTCAGGATCGACTGGGCTGCTTATCCTCATTACCACGCACCGGAGGTCTACGCTCCCTTTATTTTAGATGGTAAGCATCTATACTATGTCAACGCGTTCGAGAATGCAGCTAGCACCATGGAAACAAGCGCTGTTGCAGCTGAGAACATAGCACGCCTAATCCTTTCAAGAATTGTTGAAGAATCGGACAGCGCTTCGCCAAACTTGAAGAGCTTCAGCGGTGATTCGTCGGGGCTGCATTCGGAACTGTAA